In Phocoena sinus isolate mPhoSin1 chromosome 10, mPhoSin1.pri, whole genome shotgun sequence, a single genomic region encodes these proteins:
- the TNS2 gene encoding tensin-2 isoform X5, producing the protein MKPRKAEPHSFREKVFRKKPPVCAVCKVTIDGTGVSCRVCKVATHRKCEAKVTSSCQALPPTELRRNTAPVRRIEHLGSTKSLNYSKQRSTLPRLRLLPRSFSLDPLMERRWDLDLTYVTERILAAAFPARPDEQRHRGHLRELAHVLQSKHRDKYLLFNLSEKRHDLTRLNPKVQDFGWPELHAPPLDKLCSICKAMETWLSADPQHVVVLYCKGSKGKLGVIVSAYMHYSKISAGADQALATLTMRKFCEDKVASELQPSQRRYISYFSGLLSGSIRMNSSPLFLHYVLVPMLPAFEPGTGFQPFLKIYQSMQLVYTSGIYHVAGPGPQQLCISLEPALLLKGDVMVTCYHRGSRGTDRTLVFRVQFHTCTIHGPRLTFPKDQLDEAWADERFPFQASVEFVFSSSPEKIKGSTPRNEPSVSVDYNTAEPAVRWDSYENFNLHHEDSVDDSVTHTRGPLDGSPYAQVQRAPRQTPPAPSPEPPPPPLLSVSSDSGHSSTLTAEPAAESPGRPPPTAAERRELERLLGGCGVAAGGQGAGRETAILDDEEQPPAGGGPRLGMYSGHRPGLSRHCSCRQGYREPCGVPNGGYYRPEGTLERRRLAYGAYEGPPQGYAEASVEKRRLCRSLSEGPYPYPPELGKPANGDFGYRAPGYREVVILEDPGLPALCSCPACEEKLALPTAALYGLRLEREAGEGWANEAGKPLLHPVRPGHPLPLLVPSCGHHHAPVPDYSCLKPPKAGEEGHEGCSYAMCPEGRYGHPGYPALVTYGYGGAVPSYCPAYGRAPHSCGSPGEGRRYPSSGAHSPRAGSISPGSPPYPQSRNLSYEIPVEEGGDRYPPPGHLAPAGPLASAESPEPVSWRESPSGHSTLPRSPRDAQCSASSELSGPSTPLHTSSPVQGKESTRRQDTRSPTLAPTQRLSPREALPPASQGGAERAPELPARSGPEPPAPGPFCPASPPSSPNDWPQERIPGGRSDSTSPRGPVPTTLPGLRHAPWQGLRDSPDSPDGSPLTPVPTQMPWLVASPEPPRSSPVPAFPLTASYDISGPTQPPLPEKRHLLGPGQQPGPWGPEQASPPARGTSHHVTFAPLVPDNAPQPPEPPMQESQSNVKFVQDTSKFWYKPHLSRDQAIALLKDKDPGAFLIRDSHSFQGAYGLALKVATPPPSAQPWKGDPLEQLVRHFLIETGPKGVKIKGCPSEPYFGSLSALVSQHSISPLSLPCCLRIPSKDPLEEAPEAPAPANMSTAADLLRQGAACSVLYLTSVETESLTGPQAVARASSAALSCSPRPTPAIVHFKVSAQGITLTDNQRKLFFRRHYPVNSITFASTDPQDRRWTNPDGTTSKIFGFVAKKPGSPWENVCHLFAELDPDQPAGAIVTFITKVLLGQRK; encoded by the exons ATGAAG CCTAGAAAAGCTGAGCCACATAGCTTCCGGGAGAAGGTTTTCCGGAAGAAACCACCGGTCTGTGCAGTGTGTAAGGTGACCATCGATGGGACAGGCGTCTCATGCCGAG TCTGCAAGGTTGCGACACACAGAAAATGTGAAGCAAAG GTGACTTCGTCCTGTCAGGCCTTGCCTCCCACGGAGCTG CGGAGAAACACGGCCCCTGTGAGGCGCATAGAGCACCTG GGATCCACCAAGTCTCTGAACTACTCAAAGCAACGCAGCACTCTGCCCAG GCTTCGCCTCCTCCCCAGGAGCTTCAGCCTGGATCCTCTCATGGAGCGCCGCTGGGACTTGGACCTCACCTACGTGACGGAGCGGATCCTGGCCGCCGCCTTCCCTGCGCGGCCCGACGAACAGCGACACCGCGGACACCTGCGCGAGCTGGCTCACGTGCTGCAATCCAAGCACCGCGACAAGTACCTG CTCTTCAACCTTTCAGAGAAAAGACATGACCTGACCCGCCTAAACCCCAAG GTCCAGGACTTTGGCTGGCCTGAGCTGCACGCACCCCCGCTGGACAAGCTGTGCTCCATCTGCAAAGCCATGGAGACGTGGCTCAGTGCTGACCCGCAGCATGTGGTCGTACTGTACTGCAAG GGGAGCAAAGGCAAGCTCGGGGTCATCGTCTCTGCCTACATGCACTACAGCAAGATCTCTGCAGG GGCGGACCAGGCGCTGGCTACCCTTACCATGCGGAAGTTCTGTGAGGACAAAGTGGCCTCGGAGCTGCAGCCCTCCCAGCGCCG GTATATCAGCTACTTCAGTGGTCTGCTGTCCGGCTCCATCAGAATGAACAGCAGCCCTCTCTTCCTGCACTATGTGCTCGTGCCCATGCTGCCAGCCTTTGAACCTGGCACGG GTTTCCAACCCTTCCTCAAGATCTACCAGTCCATGCAGCTTGTCTACACATCTGGAATCTA tcATGTTGCAGGCCCTGGTCCCCAGCAGCTTTGCATCAGCCTGGAGCCGGCTCTCCTCCTCAAAGGCGATGTCATG gTGACGTGCTATCACAGGGGTAGCCGGGGGACTGACCGGACCCTCGTGTTCCGAGTCCAGTTCCACACGTGTACCATCCATGGACCACGGCTCACCTTCCCCAAGGACCAGCTGGACGAGGCCTGGGCCG ACGAGAGGTTCCCCTTCCAAGCCTCGGTGGAGTTCGTCTTCTCCTCCAGCCCAGAGAAGATCAAAG GCAGCACCCCACGGAATGAGCCCTCGGTCTCTGTTGACTACAACACGGCAGAGCCTGCCGTGCGCTGGGACTCCTACGAGAACTTCAACCTGCACCACGAGGACAGTGTGGATG ACTCCGTCACCCATACCCGGGGGCCCCTGGATGGCAGTCCTTACGCCCAGGTGCAGCGGGCCCCCCGCCAGACCCCGCCGGCGCCCTCTCCggagccgcccccgcccccgctgcTCTCTGTCAGCAGCGATTCTGGCCATTCTTCCACGCTGACCGCCGAGCCCGCCGCCGAGTCCCCTGGCCGGCCACCTCCGACAGCTGCCGAGCGGCGGGAGCTGGAGCGCCTCCTGGGGGGCTGTGGCGTGGCCGCCGGGGGCCAGGGAGCTGGGCGTGAGACGGCCATCCTCGatgatgaagagcagcccccggcGGGCGGAGGCCCCCGCCTTGGAATGTATTCGGGACACAGGCCTGGCCTCAGCCGCCACTGCTCCTGCCGCCAGGGCTACCGGGAACCCTGTGGGGTCCCCAATGGGGGCTACTACCGGCCAGAGGGGACCCTGGAGAGGAGGCGGCTGGCCTACGGGGCCTACGAGGGGCCCCCACAGGGCTATGCTGAGGCCTCCGTGGAGAAGAGGCGCCTCTGCCGATCGCTGTCCGAGGGGCCGTACCCCTACCCGCCTGAGCTGGGGAAACCGGCCAACGGGGACTTTGGCTACCGCGCCCCAGGCTACCGGGAGGTGGTGATCCTGGAGGACCCTGGGCTGCCTGCCCTGTGCTCATGCCCCGCCTGTGAGGAGAAGCTAGCGCTGCCCACGGCAGCCCTCTATGGGCTGCGCCTggagagggaggctggagaggggtGGGCGAATGAGGCTGGCAAGCCCCTCCTGCACCCGGTGCGACCTGGGCACCCGCTGCCCCTGCTGGTGCCTTCCTGTGGGCACCACCATGCCCCAGTGCCCGACTACAGCTGCCTGAAGCCACCCAAGGCAGGCGAGGAAGGGCATGAGGGCTGCTCCTACGCCATGTGCCCCGAAGGCAGGTATGGGCATCCAGGGTACCCTGCCCTGGTGACATACGGCTATGGAGGAGCGGTTCCCAGTTACTGCCCAGCGTATGGCCGGGCGCCTCACAGCTGCGGGTCTCCAGGCGAGGGCAGAAGGTATCCCAGCTCTGGTGCCCACTCCCCCCGGGCTGGCTCCATTTCCCCCGGCAGCCCACCCTACCCCCAATCCAGGAACCTCAGCTACGAGATCcctgtggaggagggaggggacaggtaTCCGCCGCCCGGGCACCTGGCCCCAGCAGGACCCTTGGCATCTGCAG AGTCACCGGAGCCTGTGTCCTGGAGGGAGAGCCCCAGCGGGCACAGCACCCTGCCTCGGTCTCCCCGAGATGCCCAGTGCAGTGCCTCTTCTGAGCTGTCCGGTCCCTCCACACCCCTGCACACCAGCAGCCCAGTCCAGGGCAAGGAGAG CACCCGACGGCAGGACACTAGGTCCCCCACCTTGGCGCCCACTCAGagactgagtcccagagaggccTTGCCACCTGCTTCCCAGGGAGGGGCTGAAAGAGCTCCAGAGCTGCCAGCAAGAAGTGGGCCTGAGCCTCCGGCCCCTGGTCCCTTCTGCCCAGCCTCCCCACCCAGCTCACCCAACGACTGGCCTCAGGAGAGGATCCCGGGGGGCCGTTCGGACAGCACCAGTCCAAGGGGCCCTGTACCCACCACCCTGCCCGGCCTCCGCCACGCCCCCTGGCAGGGCCTTCGAGACTCCCCGGACAGCCCAGACGGGTCCCCCCTCACCCCTGTGCCTACTCAGATGCCCTGGCTTGTGGCTAGCCCAGAGCCGCCGCGGAGCTCACCCGTACCTGCCTTCCCTCTGACTGCATCTTATGACATCAGTGGCCCTACCCAGCCCCCACTTCCCGAGAAGCGCCACCTGCTGGGGCCTGGGCAACAGCCGGGACCCTGGGGCCCAGAGCAGGCATCGCCACCAGCTAGAGGCACGAGTCACCATGTCACCTTTGCACCTCTGGTCCCGGATaatgccccccaacccccag AGCCTCCTATGCAAGAGAGCCAGAGCAACGTCAAGTTTGTCCAGGATACGTCCAAGTTCTGGTATAAGCCACACCTGTCCCGTGACCAAG CCATTGCCCTGCTGAAGGACAAGGACCCTGGGGCCTTCTTGATCAGGGACAGTCATTCATTCCAAGGAGCCTATGGGCTGGCTCTCAAGGTGGCTACGCCCCCACCCAGCGCCCAGCCCTGGAAAG GGGACCCCTTGGAACAGCTCGTCCGCCATTTTCTCATTGAGACTGGGCCCAAAGGGGTGAAGATCAAGGGGTGCCCCAGCGAGCCCTACTTTG GCAGCCTGTCGGCCCTGGTCTCCCAGCACTCCATCTCCCCGCTGTCCCTGCCCTGCTGCCTGCGTATTCCCAGCAAAG ATCCTCTGGAGGAGGCCCCAGAGGCCCCAGCGCCCGCCAACATGAGCACAGCGGCAGACCTCCTGCGCCAGGGCGCCG cctGCAGTGTGCTCTACCTGACCTCAGTGGAGACGGAGTCGCTGACAGGCCCCCAAGCGGTGGCGCGGGCCAGCTCCGCAGCTCTGAGCTGCAGCCCCCGCCCCACGCCAGCCATTGTCCACTTCAAGGTCTCAGCCCAGGGCATCACGCTGACGGACAACCAGAGGAA GCTCTTCTTTCGCCGCCATTATCCAGTGAACAGCATCACCTTCGCCAGCACTGACCCTCAGGACCGGAG ATGGACCAACCCGGACGGGACCACCTCCAA GATCTTTGGTTTCGTGGCCAAGAAGCCGGGAAGCCCCTGGGAGAATGTGTGTCACCTCTTTGCAGAGCTTGACCCAGATCAGCCTGCAGGTGCCATTGTCACCTTCATCACCAAAGTTCTGCTGGGccagagaaaatga
- the TNS2 gene encoding tensin-2 isoform X6 encodes MGWPGGSPCCCPAPPRPRPAGRPPQPRKAEPHSFREKVFRKKPPVCAVCKVTIDGTGVSCRVCKVATHRKCEAKVTSSCQALPPTELRRNTAPVRRIEHLGSTKSLNYSKQRSTLPRLRLLPRSFSLDPLMERRWDLDLTYVTERILAAAFPARPDEQRHRGHLRELAHVLQSKHRDKYLLFNLSEKRHDLTRLNPKVQDFGWPELHAPPLDKLCSICKAMETWLSADPQHVVVLYCKGSKGKLGVIVSAYMHYSKISAGADQALATLTMRKFCEDKVASELQPSQRRYISYFSGLLSGSIRMNSSPLFLHYVLVPMLPAFEPGTGFQPFLKIYQSMQLVYTSGIYHVAGPGPQQLCISLEPALLLKGDVMVTCYHRGSRGTDRTLVFRVQFHTCTIHGPRLTFPKDQLDEAWADERFPFQASVEFVFSSSPEKIKGSTPRNEPSVSVDYNTAEPAVRWDSYENFNLHHEDSVDDSVTHTRGPLDGSPYAQVQRAPRQTPPAPSPEPPPPPLLSVSSDSGHSSTLTAEPAAESPGRPPPTAAERRELERLLGGCGVAAGGQGAGRETAILDDEEQPPAGGGPRLGMYSGHRPGLSRHCSCRQGYREPCGVPNGGYYRPEGTLERRRLAYGAYEGPPQGYAEASVEKRRLCRSLSEGPYPYPPELGKPANGDFGYRAPGYREVVILEDPGLPALCSCPACEEKLALPTAALYGLRLEREAGEGWANEAGKPLLHPVRPGHPLPLLVPSCGHHHAPVPDYSCLKPPKAGEEGHEGCSYAMCPEGRYGHPGYPALVTYGYGGAVPSYCPAYGRAPHSCGSPGEGRRYPSSGAHSPRAGSISPGSPPYPQSRNLSYEIPVEEGGDRYPPPGHLAPAGPLASAESPEPVSWRESPSGHSTLPRSPRDAQCSASSELSGPSTPLHTSSPVQGKESTRRQDTRSPTLAPTQRLSPREALPPASQGGAERAPELPARSGPEPPAPGPFCPASPPSSPNDWPQERIPGGRSDSTSPRGPVPTTLPGLRHAPWQGLRDSPDSPDGSPLTPVPTQMPWLVASPEPPRSSPVPAFPLTASYDISGPTQPPLPEKRHLLGPGQQPGPWGPEQASPPARGTSHHVTFAPLVPDNAPQPPEPPMQESQSNVKFVQDTSKFWYKPHLSRDQAIALLKDKDPGAFLIRDSHSFQGAYGLALKVATPPPSAQPWKGDPLEQLVRHFLIETGPKGVKIKGCPSEPYFGSLSALVSQHSISPLSLPCCLRIPSKDPLEEAPEAPAPANMSTAADLLRQGAACSVLYLTSVETESLTGPQAVARASSAALSCSPRPTPAIVHFKVSAQGITLTDNQRKLFFRRHYPVNSITFASTDPQDRRWTNPDGTTSKIFGFVAKKPGSPWENVCHLFAELDPDQPAGAIVTFITKVLLGQRK; translated from the exons ATGGGCTGGCCCGGGGGCTCCCCCTGCTgctgccccgccccgccgcgcccccgccccgccgggCGCCCCCCGCAG CCTAGAAAAGCTGAGCCACATAGCTTCCGGGAGAAGGTTTTCCGGAAGAAACCACCGGTCTGTGCAGTGTGTAAGGTGACCATCGATGGGACAGGCGTCTCATGCCGAG TCTGCAAGGTTGCGACACACAGAAAATGTGAAGCAAAG GTGACTTCGTCCTGTCAGGCCTTGCCTCCCACGGAGCTG CGGAGAAACACGGCCCCTGTGAGGCGCATAGAGCACCTG GGATCCACCAAGTCTCTGAACTACTCAAAGCAACGCAGCACTCTGCCCAG GCTTCGCCTCCTCCCCAGGAGCTTCAGCCTGGATCCTCTCATGGAGCGCCGCTGGGACTTGGACCTCACCTACGTGACGGAGCGGATCCTGGCCGCCGCCTTCCCTGCGCGGCCCGACGAACAGCGACACCGCGGACACCTGCGCGAGCTGGCTCACGTGCTGCAATCCAAGCACCGCGACAAGTACCTG CTCTTCAACCTTTCAGAGAAAAGACATGACCTGACCCGCCTAAACCCCAAG GTCCAGGACTTTGGCTGGCCTGAGCTGCACGCACCCCCGCTGGACAAGCTGTGCTCCATCTGCAAAGCCATGGAGACGTGGCTCAGTGCTGACCCGCAGCATGTGGTCGTACTGTACTGCAAG GGGAGCAAAGGCAAGCTCGGGGTCATCGTCTCTGCCTACATGCACTACAGCAAGATCTCTGCAGG GGCGGACCAGGCGCTGGCTACCCTTACCATGCGGAAGTTCTGTGAGGACAAAGTGGCCTCGGAGCTGCAGCCCTCCCAGCGCCG GTATATCAGCTACTTCAGTGGTCTGCTGTCCGGCTCCATCAGAATGAACAGCAGCCCTCTCTTCCTGCACTATGTGCTCGTGCCCATGCTGCCAGCCTTTGAACCTGGCACGG GTTTCCAACCCTTCCTCAAGATCTACCAGTCCATGCAGCTTGTCTACACATCTGGAATCTA tcATGTTGCAGGCCCTGGTCCCCAGCAGCTTTGCATCAGCCTGGAGCCGGCTCTCCTCCTCAAAGGCGATGTCATG gTGACGTGCTATCACAGGGGTAGCCGGGGGACTGACCGGACCCTCGTGTTCCGAGTCCAGTTCCACACGTGTACCATCCATGGACCACGGCTCACCTTCCCCAAGGACCAGCTGGACGAGGCCTGGGCCG ACGAGAGGTTCCCCTTCCAAGCCTCGGTGGAGTTCGTCTTCTCCTCCAGCCCAGAGAAGATCAAAG GCAGCACCCCACGGAATGAGCCCTCGGTCTCTGTTGACTACAACACGGCAGAGCCTGCCGTGCGCTGGGACTCCTACGAGAACTTCAACCTGCACCACGAGGACAGTGTGGATG ACTCCGTCACCCATACCCGGGGGCCCCTGGATGGCAGTCCTTACGCCCAGGTGCAGCGGGCCCCCCGCCAGACCCCGCCGGCGCCCTCTCCggagccgcccccgcccccgctgcTCTCTGTCAGCAGCGATTCTGGCCATTCTTCCACGCTGACCGCCGAGCCCGCCGCCGAGTCCCCTGGCCGGCCACCTCCGACAGCTGCCGAGCGGCGGGAGCTGGAGCGCCTCCTGGGGGGCTGTGGCGTGGCCGCCGGGGGCCAGGGAGCTGGGCGTGAGACGGCCATCCTCGatgatgaagagcagcccccggcGGGCGGAGGCCCCCGCCTTGGAATGTATTCGGGACACAGGCCTGGCCTCAGCCGCCACTGCTCCTGCCGCCAGGGCTACCGGGAACCCTGTGGGGTCCCCAATGGGGGCTACTACCGGCCAGAGGGGACCCTGGAGAGGAGGCGGCTGGCCTACGGGGCCTACGAGGGGCCCCCACAGGGCTATGCTGAGGCCTCCGTGGAGAAGAGGCGCCTCTGCCGATCGCTGTCCGAGGGGCCGTACCCCTACCCGCCTGAGCTGGGGAAACCGGCCAACGGGGACTTTGGCTACCGCGCCCCAGGCTACCGGGAGGTGGTGATCCTGGAGGACCCTGGGCTGCCTGCCCTGTGCTCATGCCCCGCCTGTGAGGAGAAGCTAGCGCTGCCCACGGCAGCCCTCTATGGGCTGCGCCTggagagggaggctggagaggggtGGGCGAATGAGGCTGGCAAGCCCCTCCTGCACCCGGTGCGACCTGGGCACCCGCTGCCCCTGCTGGTGCCTTCCTGTGGGCACCACCATGCCCCAGTGCCCGACTACAGCTGCCTGAAGCCACCCAAGGCAGGCGAGGAAGGGCATGAGGGCTGCTCCTACGCCATGTGCCCCGAAGGCAGGTATGGGCATCCAGGGTACCCTGCCCTGGTGACATACGGCTATGGAGGAGCGGTTCCCAGTTACTGCCCAGCGTATGGCCGGGCGCCTCACAGCTGCGGGTCTCCAGGCGAGGGCAGAAGGTATCCCAGCTCTGGTGCCCACTCCCCCCGGGCTGGCTCCATTTCCCCCGGCAGCCCACCCTACCCCCAATCCAGGAACCTCAGCTACGAGATCcctgtggaggagggaggggacaggtaTCCGCCGCCCGGGCACCTGGCCCCAGCAGGACCCTTGGCATCTGCAG AGTCACCGGAGCCTGTGTCCTGGAGGGAGAGCCCCAGCGGGCACAGCACCCTGCCTCGGTCTCCCCGAGATGCCCAGTGCAGTGCCTCTTCTGAGCTGTCCGGTCCCTCCACACCCCTGCACACCAGCAGCCCAGTCCAGGGCAAGGAGAG CACCCGACGGCAGGACACTAGGTCCCCCACCTTGGCGCCCACTCAGagactgagtcccagagaggccTTGCCACCTGCTTCCCAGGGAGGGGCTGAAAGAGCTCCAGAGCTGCCAGCAAGAAGTGGGCCTGAGCCTCCGGCCCCTGGTCCCTTCTGCCCAGCCTCCCCACCCAGCTCACCCAACGACTGGCCTCAGGAGAGGATCCCGGGGGGCCGTTCGGACAGCACCAGTCCAAGGGGCCCTGTACCCACCACCCTGCCCGGCCTCCGCCACGCCCCCTGGCAGGGCCTTCGAGACTCCCCGGACAGCCCAGACGGGTCCCCCCTCACCCCTGTGCCTACTCAGATGCCCTGGCTTGTGGCTAGCCCAGAGCCGCCGCGGAGCTCACCCGTACCTGCCTTCCCTCTGACTGCATCTTATGACATCAGTGGCCCTACCCAGCCCCCACTTCCCGAGAAGCGCCACCTGCTGGGGCCTGGGCAACAGCCGGGACCCTGGGGCCCAGAGCAGGCATCGCCACCAGCTAGAGGCACGAGTCACCATGTCACCTTTGCACCTCTGGTCCCGGATaatgccccccaacccccag AGCCTCCTATGCAAGAGAGCCAGAGCAACGTCAAGTTTGTCCAGGATACGTCCAAGTTCTGGTATAAGCCACACCTGTCCCGTGACCAAG CCATTGCCCTGCTGAAGGACAAGGACCCTGGGGCCTTCTTGATCAGGGACAGTCATTCATTCCAAGGAGCCTATGGGCTGGCTCTCAAGGTGGCTACGCCCCCACCCAGCGCCCAGCCCTGGAAAG GGGACCCCTTGGAACAGCTCGTCCGCCATTTTCTCATTGAGACTGGGCCCAAAGGGGTGAAGATCAAGGGGTGCCCCAGCGAGCCCTACTTTG GCAGCCTGTCGGCCCTGGTCTCCCAGCACTCCATCTCCCCGCTGTCCCTGCCCTGCTGCCTGCGTATTCCCAGCAAAG ATCCTCTGGAGGAGGCCCCAGAGGCCCCAGCGCCCGCCAACATGAGCACAGCGGCAGACCTCCTGCGCCAGGGCGCCG cctGCAGTGTGCTCTACCTGACCTCAGTGGAGACGGAGTCGCTGACAGGCCCCCAAGCGGTGGCGCGGGCCAGCTCCGCAGCTCTGAGCTGCAGCCCCCGCCCCACGCCAGCCATTGTCCACTTCAAGGTCTCAGCCCAGGGCATCACGCTGACGGACAACCAGAGGAA GCTCTTCTTTCGCCGCCATTATCCAGTGAACAGCATCACCTTCGCCAGCACTGACCCTCAGGACCGGAG ATGGACCAACCCGGACGGGACCACCTCCAA GATCTTTGGTTTCGTGGCCAAGAAGCCGGGAAGCCCCTGGGAGAATGTGTGTCACCTCTTTGCAGAGCTTGACCCAGATCAGCCTGCAGGTGCCATTGTCACCTTCATCACCAAAGTTCTGCTGGGccagagaaaatga